Proteins from one Clostridium cellulovorans 743B genomic window:
- a CDS encoding DUF7010 family protein: protein MNLEDLRDDIAIRQKKGIPFIVASIILWSFIIVVVNLNLPIYYMNLLIFCCSCPLVPIAWGIGKILHIDIFDKSNPLGQVGFIFTLNQLIYLLIVMWVFNAVPGKMLMVYAMVFGGHLFPYSWLYKSISYKIFAIIVPLLALYIGSTFSPVVLAGTMLFVEIIFVVALLGEMKKLKHNAN from the coding sequence ATGAATTTAGAAGATTTAAGAGATGACATTGCCATTAGGCAAAAAAAAGGAATTCCATTCATAGTAGCATCGATAATTCTATGGTCATTTATCATAGTAGTGGTGAATCTCAACTTGCCAATCTACTATATGAACCTTTTGATTTTCTGTTGCTCTTGTCCATTAGTGCCAATAGCATGGGGCATTGGGAAAATACTACATATAGATATTTTTGATAAGAGCAATCCATTGGGGCAAGTGGGCTTTATTTTTACACTTAATCAATTGATATATTTACTAATTGTAATGTGGGTTTTTAATGCAGTTCCTGGGAAAATGTTAATGGTTTATGCAATGGTATTTGGTGGACACTTATTTCCATATTCATGGCTGTATAAATCAATTAGTTATAAAATATTTGCAATAATTGTTCCTCTTTTAGCTTTGTATATTGGTAGTACATTTTCACCTGTTGTTTTGGCAGGAACTATGCTTTTTGTGGAAATAATTTTTGTAGTGGCTCTTTTGGGAGAAATGAAAAAACTAAAACATAATGCAAACTAA
- a CDS encoding CD3324 family protein, whose translation MKYINATEVLPLDLLSEIQKYIAGEVLYIPQPKGLKNSWGSRSGARQEIINRNKQIKSEKEDGRSIEELMMKYNLSYDTIKKIVYLK comes from the coding sequence ATGAAATATATAAATGCTACAGAAGTATTACCTTTAGATTTACTTAGCGAGATCCAGAAATATATTGCTGGTGAGGTATTATATATCCCACAACCAAAAGGGTTAAAGAATTCTTGGGGAAGCAGAAGTGGTGCAAGACAAGAAATTATTAATAGAAACAAACAAATTAAATCAGAAAAAGAAGATGGTAGAAGTATTGAGGAACTTATGATGAAATACAATCTTTCCTATGATACAATAAAGAAAATTGTATATTTAAAATAG
- a CDS encoding ABC transporter permease, protein MKVFKAMLKTELKLSLRGMDMFIFAICMPVVATIILGIIYGDKPAFPGADFTFLEQSFAAVSTISICAGGVMGLPLVLSEYRHRKILKRFRVTPVSPSVILVVQGVIYALYSIVSLILVYLTAKVFFNFQLRGSWTNFLGAYTLVMISIFSIGFMVGGIAKNTKIAGVIASILYFPMLIFSGATLPYEVMPTALQKVADILPLTQGIKLLKNASLNLNLDNVILPILVVSAITVICIGVSIKFFRWE, encoded by the coding sequence ATGAAAGTATTTAAAGCAATGCTAAAAACTGAATTAAAGTTATCACTAAGAGGCATGGATATGTTCATCTTTGCAATCTGTATGCCAGTGGTAGCAACTATTATTTTAGGTATTATTTATGGTGATAAACCCGCATTTCCTGGAGCAGATTTTACATTCTTGGAACAATCCTTTGCAGCTGTATCAACCATTTCAATATGTGCAGGTGGTGTCATGGGGTTACCATTAGTATTATCTGAGTATCGTCATAGAAAAATATTAAAAAGATTTAGAGTAACACCAGTTAGCCCATCTGTGATTTTAGTAGTTCAAGGCGTAATCTATGCTTTATATTCCATTGTTTCATTAATTCTTGTTTATTTGACAGCAAAAGTATTTTTTAATTTTCAACTTAGAGGTTCATGGACAAACTTTTTAGGAGCATATACATTGGTGATGATATCAATATTCAGTATTGGATTTATGGTAGGAGGAATAGCGAAAAATACTAAGATAGCAGGTGTAATTGCCAGCATTCTATATTTTCCTATGCTTATATTCTCAGGAGCGACATTACCATACGAAGTTATGCCAACAGCTCTTCAAAAGGTGGCGGACATCTTACCCTTGACTCAGGGAATAAAGCTTTTAAAAAATGCATCACTCAATTTAAACTTAGATAATGTAATACTACCAATTTTAGTTGTAAGTGCAATTACTGTGATATGTATTGGGGTATCTATTAAGTTTTTTAGGTGGGAGTAA
- a CDS encoding methyl-accepting chemotaxis protein: MTDTYNVKRVHKVSLIMTCLIIFSMIIDATIAGGSKAGITLATRASACVIIGIINYFLPINDYIKGLIFGIVPSISMCLLSALYGFQLSRHYIIICTVGLMALYFRKEVTIAHGVITNIALLVTFLVNPDSISGLGTDVEDFIFVLIILDATIAMLYFLSKWGRALVNEGAQKTAQSEELLKKLQNTFTKVEDNTDTIDNRISELNSNINCITEASNNITTSVQEMAKAIQEEAISVTGVNETMADSLEMVNETWDISKGISNRADVVSEKVSEGWDRMQQMNNQINIISDSISTANTTVSELQSSMETVNNLLQGISEIAVQTNLLALNAAIESARAGEHGKGFAVVADEVRKLADQSTIIVNDITQVTTALSNKSQEAFEKVNQGSNAVKEGKELINNISTYFKDIKDTFNDTNTEISKGLSKIEAVADKFLNVQRDMENMAGLAEQNAAATEEILATIENENTQIIQIGNSLYEIRELSGDLKKMISSNNNRSVMKLN; this comes from the coding sequence ATGACGGACACATATAACGTTAAAAGAGTTCATAAGGTAAGTCTTATTATGACATGTTTAATCATATTTTCTATGATTATTGATGCAACTATAGCAGGAGGAAGTAAAGCCGGCATTACACTGGCTACACGAGCCTCAGCGTGTGTTATTATTGGTATTATCAATTACTTTTTACCAATAAATGACTATATTAAAGGTTTGATTTTTGGAATAGTGCCAAGTATCAGTATGTGCCTGCTTTCAGCTTTATATGGATTTCAACTAAGTAGACATTATATTATTATATGCACTGTTGGGTTAATGGCTTTATACTTTAGAAAAGAGGTTACAATAGCACATGGAGTTATAACAAATATAGCGTTGCTTGTTACTTTTTTAGTAAATCCTGATAGTATATCAGGTCTAGGCACGGATGTTGAAGACTTCATTTTTGTGTTGATCATTCTTGATGCTACCATTGCTATGTTATATTTTTTAAGTAAATGGGGAAGAGCTCTTGTGAATGAAGGCGCTCAGAAAACAGCACAATCAGAAGAACTTTTGAAAAAGTTGCAGAATACTTTTACAAAGGTAGAAGATAATACGGACACCATCGATAATAGAATAAGCGAGCTGAATAGTAATATAAATTGTATAACTGAAGCAAGTAATAATATAACTACTTCAGTTCAGGAGATGGCTAAAGCTATACAAGAAGAAGCTATTAGTGTTACTGGGGTAAATGAAACAATGGCGGATTCATTAGAAATGGTAAATGAAACCTGGGATATATCGAAAGGTATATCAAATAGAGCTGATGTAGTTAGTGAAAAGGTCAGTGAGGGCTGGGATAGAATGCAGCAGATGAATAATCAGATTAATATTATAAGTGATTCTATTTCTACAGCTAACACTACTGTATCTGAACTTCAATCAAGTATGGAGACGGTAAATAACTTATTACAAGGAATATCAGAAATTGCAGTGCAAACAAACCTTTTAGCACTTAATGCTGCTATAGAATCAGCACGTGCAGGAGAGCATGGAAAAGGATTTGCTGTTGTTGCTGATGAGGTAAGAAAGCTAGCAGATCAAAGTACAATCATAGTAAATGATATAACTCAGGTAACAACAGCGTTATCCAATAAGTCACAAGAGGCTTTTGAAAAGGTTAATCAAGGTAGTAATGCAGTAAAAGAGGGTAAAGAACTTATAAACAATATATCAACATATTTTAAGGATATTAAAGATACATTTAATGACACCAACACAGAGATATCAAAAGGATTAAGTAAAATTGAAGCAGTTGCAGATAAGTTTTTAAATGTTCAACGTGATATGGAAAATATGGCAGGTTTAGCAGAACAGAACGCCGCAGCTACTGAAGAAATATTAGCTACTATTGAAAATGAAAATACTCAAATAATTCAAATTGGTAATTCATTATATGAAATACGCGAATTAAGTGGAGATCTTAAGAAAATGATTAGCTCTAATAATAATAGGAGCGTAATGAAATTGAATTAG